In Hydractinia symbiolongicarpus strain clone_291-10 chromosome 13, HSymV2.1, whole genome shotgun sequence, a single genomic region encodes these proteins:
- the LOC130623353 gene encoding piwi-like protein 1, whose translation MTGRARGRSRGRGKPSQEAPRPGGGNAPPPQASTGGRGRSRGSAPQPTQPQKSAVAPQSAVAAAPAEQMAKLNVQEERPQERRRRRLGEEANILRLRQTDQTTEGTGGAKVDIVANFFRVARLPNFTGLHQYNVSFDPDIQSGRLKSALLHNLDDILGTVHCFDGMTMFLPKKLPDQETVRTVTTRTGNDITVKVTYTNLVPQNSPSVVQLMNILFKKQLKKISMQLIGRNYFNPSKKIDIPAHKMQVWPGISTSILQYEQDVMLCADVQHKVLRQQTVLEFLYELYGSVDQKMFYNIAAKKLIGEIVLTRYNNKTYRIDDIDWEKHPTDSFTKADGSTITFKAYYEAVYERKVADDNQPLLISRPKEKDKKRGMSGPILLLPEFCSITGLSDEIRNNYSVMKDLNQHTKISPAGRAKELESFMNDLYSCPEAANELAQWNMAFEKNLLKMTGRSLPAEAMSQRNARFSYKIQEADWSRETRGKELISSVHMSNWVLLYTARDNNIANDFKQTLQRVCGPMGMNVADPHMCRLNNDSAQTYSMTLKEQIQRDTQIVVCIVPNNRKDRYDAIKKLCCVERPVPSQVVVSRTLSKKNMLMSVCTKIGIQLNCKLGGEVWAVDIPLNKLMVIGFDVYHDSATKGKSIGGFVASTNKHLTRYYSCITSQTSHMEICDQLKVCMTNALKKFHEINDGLPDKIIVYRDGVGDGQIRDVYEHELPQLKSAFATVAPNYNPKFAMLIVKKRISTRLLLASGGQYSNPPPGTVVDTVVTRPEWYDFLLISQSVRQGTVTPTHYNVINDTTGLKPDHFQRLTYKLCHLYYNWPGTIRVPAPCQYAHKLAFLVGQSIHTEPARQLADRLYYL comes from the exons atgACAGGTAGAGCGAGAGGAAGATCTAGGG GGAGAGGTAAACCAAGTCAAGAAGCACCACGACCTGGTGGCGGAAATGCTCCACCACCTCAAGCAAGTACTGGTGGCAGGGGGAGATCAAGAGGTTCTGCACCACAGCCTACACAGCCCCAAAAATCAGCAGTTGCCCCTCAGAGTGCAGTAGCAGCTGCTCCTGCTGAGCAAATGGCAAAGTTAAATGTGCAGGAGGAAAGGCCACAGGAAAGAAGGAGACGGCGGCTAG GTGAAGAAGCTAACATTTTGAGGTTGCGTCAAACAGACCAAACAACAGAGGGCACAGGTGGCGCTAAGGTTGATATTGTGGCCAATTTTTTCAGAGTCGCAAGATTGCCCAATTTCACAGGATTGCACCAGTATAATGTTAGTTTTGATCCAGACATTCAAAGTGGAAGATTAAAATCCGCATTGTTGCACAATCTAGATGATATTCTTGGCACTGTGCACTGTTTTGATGGCATGACAATGTTTTTGCCCAAAAAGTTGCCTGATCAAGAAACAGTTCGAACTGTTACTACAAGAACAGGCAATGACATCACTGTCAAGGTTACTTACACTAATTTGGTTCCACAAAACTCACCTTCTGTGGTTCAATTGATgaatattttattcaaaaa ACAATTGAAGAAAATTTCAATGCAACTAATTGGTCGAAATTATTTTAATCCATCAAAAAAGATTGATATTCCTGCTCACAAAATGCAAGTATGGCCTGGCATCTCAACATCCATTTTGCAGTATGAACAAGATGTGATGTTGTGTGCTGATGTTCAGCATAAGGTTTTACGACAGCAGACAGTGTTGGAATTTTTGTACGAGTTGTATGGTTCGGTGgaccaaaaaatgttttacaataTTGCTGCAAAGAAATTGATTGGTGAAATTGTCCTGACCAG ATACAACAATAAGACATATCGAATTGATGATATTGATTGGGAGAAACACCCAACTGATAGCTTCACAAAAGCTGATGGCAGTACAATAACTTTCAAAGCATATTACGAAGCAGTTTATGAAAGAAAAGTTGCTGATGATAATCAGCCACTTTTGATCTCACGACCAAAAGAAAAGGACAAGAAGAGAGGAATGTCTGGACCTATTTTATTGCTGCCAGAATTTTGTTCAATTACTG GATTATCGGATGAAATCAGAAATAATTATTCTGTAATGAAGGATTTGAATCAACATACGAAAATAAGTCCAGCTGGCAGGGCTAAAGAATTGGAAAGTTTTATGAATGATCTGTACAGTTGTCCTGAGGCAGCAAATGAATTGGCTCAATGGAACATGGCTTTTGAAAAAAATCTACTTAAAATGACTGGACGTTCTCTTCCAGCTGAGG CAATGTCTCAAAGAAATGCCAGATTCTCATACAAAATACAAGAAGCTGATTGGTCAAGAGAGACACGTGGAAAGGAATTGATATCTTCAGTTCACATGTCTAACTGGGTTTTGTTATACACAGCTCGTGACAACAACATTGCAAATGACTTTAAACAAACCCTTCAAAGGGTTTGTGGTCCAATGGGTATGAATGTAGCCGATCCACACAT gtgtCGTTTAAATAACGATAGTGCTCAGACATACTCCATGACTCTGAAGGAGCAAATTCAACGAGATACACAGATT GTTGTGTGTATCGTTCCTAATAACCGTAAAGATCGGTATGATGCTATTAAGAAATTATGCTGTGTGGAAAGACCAGTCCCATCTCAAGTTGTAGTTAGCCGTACTTTGAGTAAAAAGAACATGTTAATGTCCGTGTGTACCAAGATTGGCATTCAGTTAAATTGTAAGTTAGGAGGCGAAGTATGGGCAGTTGACAtacctttaaataaattgatggTGATTGGATTTGACGTTTACCACGACTCTGCTACTAAGGGCAAGTCCATTGGTGGGTTTGTTGCCAGCACTAATAAGCATCTTACACGATATTATTCGTGCATTACGTCACAAACATCTCATATGGAAATATGTGATCAGCTTAAAGTCTGCATGACCA ATGCGCTAAAGAAATTCCACGAAATTAACGATGGCTTACCCGACAAGATTATTGTCTATCGAGATGGTGTCGGTGATGGACAG attcGTGACGTTTATGAGCACGAGCTTCCACAGTTAAAGTCTGCTTTTGCAACTGTTGCGCCAAATTACAATCCAAAGTTTGCAATGTTAATTGTGAAGAAAAGGATTTCTACGCGATTGTTGTTAGCTTCCGGTGGGCAGTATTCAAATCCTCCTCCCGGAACTGTTGTTGACACTGTGGTAACACGTCCAGAGTGGTACGACTTTTTGTTGATTTCACAATCGGTCAGACAAGGTACGGTCACTCCGACGCATTATAACGTGATTAACGACACAACTGGCTTAAAACCGGATCACTTCCAACGTTTAACCTACAAACTTTGTCATTTGTATTACAATTGGCCG GGCACCATTCGCGTTCCTGCACCTTGTCAGTACGCTCATAAGTTAGCCTTCTTAGTTGGTCAGTCGATCCACACGGAGCCTGCTCGACAATTGGCCGATCgtctttattatttataa
- the LOC130624360 gene encoding uncharacterized protein LOC130624360 isoform X2, whose protein sequence is MKLFFLLVTCLVVCSAYEQEEDEFRVDFSDPESVSNALQDDRFQEELTEDEKGIFNKMSKDELAELLNHDEDEDDFDMLSEDKEMEDPGWGRRRRRRSSRRRRRRGWLRKTAKKVGKFIKKHGKVIKGAVKKLRKKIHTCCNTYGSKCYGKWYCFAGHQRG, encoded by the exons atgaagttgttttttttgcttgtaACTTGTTTGGTTGTGTGCA GTGCGTATGAACAAGAAGAAGATGAATTTAGAGTTGACTTTTCGGATCCAGAATCGGTATCCAATGCACTTCAAGATGATCGATTCCAAGAAGAATTGACGGAAGACGAAAAAggaatatttaataaaatgagTAAAG ATGAGCTAGCTGAGTTGTTAAATCACGATGAAGACGAGGATGATTTTGACATGTTATCCGAAGATAAAGAAATGGAAGATCCTGGGTGGGGACGCCGACGTCGACGACGATCGTCTCGCCGACGCCGACGCCGAGGATGGTTAAGAAAAACTGCCAAAAAAGTAGGGAAATTTATTAAGAAGCATGGCAAGGTCATCAAAGGTGCTGTCAAAAAATTGCGAAAAAAGATTCATACATGCTGCAACACATATGGAAGTAAATGTTACGGTAAATGGTACTGCTTTGCTGGACACCAAAGAGGATAA
- the LOC130624360 gene encoding uncharacterized protein LOC130624360 isoform X1 has translation MERKYASFLLFDYIYLGAYEQEEDEFRVDFSDPESVSNALQDDRFQEELTEDEKGIFNKMSKDELAELLNHDEDEDDFDMLSEDKEMEDPGWGRRRRRRSSRRRRRRGWLRKTAKKVGKFIKKHGKVIKGAVKKLRKKIHTCCNTYGSKCYGKWYCFAGHQRG, from the exons ATGGAACGAAAATATGctagttttttattgtttgacTACATTTATTTAGGTGCGTATGAACAAGAAGAAGATGAATTTAGAGTTGACTTTTCGGATCCAGAATCGGTATCCAATGCACTTCAAGATGATCGATTCCAAGAAGAATTGACGGAAGACGAAAAAggaatatttaataaaatgagTAAAG ATGAGCTAGCTGAGTTGTTAAATCACGATGAAGACGAGGATGATTTTGACATGTTATCCGAAGATAAAGAAATGGAAGATCCTGGGTGGGGACGCCGACGTCGACGACGATCGTCTCGCCGACGCCGACGCCGAGGATGGTTAAGAAAAACTGCCAAAAAAGTAGGGAAATTTATTAAGAAGCATGGCAAGGTCATCAAAGGTGCTGTCAAAAAATTGCGAAAAAAGATTCATACATGCTGCAACACATATGGAAGTAAATGTTACGGTAAATGGTACTGCTTTGCTGGACACCAAAGAGGATAA